The Streptomyces racemochromogenes DNA segment CATCCTCGGTCGCGCCGCCGAGGAGATCACGGACACGGCAGCCGCGGCCGCGACCGGCCTCGACGCCCCCCGGATCGCCCTCACCGGCCGCCTCTTCCACCTGGACGGCCTGCGCGAGGCTGTGTCCGACCGGCTGTCGTCCCGCATCCCCGGTGCCCGCCTCCACACCCCCGAGGGCGACCCCCTCCTCGGCGCTCTCCGGCTGGCAACCGCAGCCACCCACGGGGAGCTGCCGTGGCCCGCCGGTCCGCCACTGCTCCACGTCATCGACGGCGTGCTACGGGCAGGCAGGTGAAGCCGCGGCGCGACGGCCGCGGTCGTGTCCGACGTAACCATGACTGCTGACGACGGTCACTGGAGCCGGTGGGCGCTGGCCGGGATCTGGTCCGTGACTGGTCCGGGAGGAATGCCTGATCGAGTCCTCCGGCTACGTATTGTAGTCATTCCGCGCCGATCAGTGTCTGATCGATAAGGGCTCCTGGGGGGGGGAACCTCCCCTCCAGGAGCCCGACTTCACGCTCTAGAAGAATCCGAGCTTCTTGGGGGAGTAGCTGACTAGGAGGTTTTTGGTCTGCTGGTAGTGCTCCAGCATCATCTTGTGGGTCTCGCGGCCGATGCCCGACTGCTTGTAGCCGCCGAACGCCGCGTGTGCGGGGTAGGCGTGGTAGCAGTTCGTCCAGACGCGGCCCGCCTGGATGGCGCGGCCCGCGCGGTAGGCCGTGTTGATGTCGCGGCTCCAGACGCCCGCGCCCAGGCCGTAGGCCGTGTCGTTGGCTATGCGGATGGCGTCGTCGAAGTCGTGGAAGGAGGTCACCGACACGACGGGGCCGAAGATCTCCTCCTGGAAGATCCGCATCCGGTTGTCGCCCTCGAAGATGGTCGGCTCCACGTAGAAGCCGCCCGCCAGGTCGCCGCCGTGGTCGATGCGGCCGCCGCCCGTGAGGACCTTCGCGCCCTCCCGCCGGCCGATCTCCACGTACGAGAGGATCTTGCGCAGCTGCTCCTCCGAGGCCTGGGCGCCGATCATCGTGTCCGTGTCCAGGGGGTGGCCCGGGACGATGAGCTCGGTGCGCGCCACCGCCGCGTCGAGGAAGTCGCCGTACCGGCCGCGCTCGATGAGCGCGCGCGACGGGCTCGTGCACACCTCGCCCTGGTTCAGGGCGAACATCGTGAAGCCCTCCAGGGCCTTGTCGCGAAGGTCGTCGTCCGTCGCCCAGATGTCGTCGAAGAAGATGTTCGGGCTCTTGCCGCCGAGCTCGAGCGTCACCGGCTTCAGGTGCTCCGCCGCGTACTGCATGATCAGGCGGCCCGTGGAGGTCTCCCCGGTGAAGGCGACCTTCGCCACGCGCGGGCTCGACGCCAGGGGCTTGCCGGCCTCCTCGCCGAAGCCGTTGACGACGTTCACGACGCCCGGCGGCAGCAGGTCGGCCACCAGGCTCAGCCAGTAGTGCACCGAGGCCGGGGTCTGCTCCGCCGGCTTGAGGACCACCGTGTTGCCCGCCGCCAGCGCCGGGGCCAGCTTCCACACGGCCATCAGGATCGGGAAGTTCCACGGGATGATCTGGCCGACCACGCCCAGCGGCTCGTGGAAGTGGTACGCCACCGTGTCGTCGTCGAGCTGGCTGAGCGCCCCCTCCTGGGCGCGCAGCGCCCCCGCGAAGTAGCGGAACTGGTCGATGGCGAGCGGCACGTCGGCGGCGAGCGTCTCGCGGACGGGCTTGCCGTTCTCCCAGGTCTCCGCGACGGCGAGGGCCTCCAGGTGCTGCTCCATCCGGTCCGCGATGCGCAGGAGGATCGTGGAGCGCTCGGTCACGGACGTGCGGCCCCAGGCCGGGGCCGCCGCGTGGGCGGCGTCCAGGGCCCGCTCCACGTCCTCCGCCGTGCCGCGCGCGACCTCGGTGAAGGGCCGGCCGGTGACGGGGGAGGGGTTCTCGAAGTACCGGCCGCTGGCCGGCTCCACGTACTCCCCGCCGATGAAGTGGCCGTAGCGGGACGCGTATGACATCAGCGCGCCCTCGGTGCCGGGTGCCGCGTAACGGGCCATGGGTGTCCTCCCCTTGCCGGGCGCCGGCCGCCGTCGGCCGGCACTCGGCGAGGACGCTAGGGGCGGGCAGGTTGCGGGTACGTTGCACGCCCGCCGCCGAGCTCCTCGTCGAGGGAGCGTACGCGGGCCAGCGCGGCCGGCCGGCCCTGCGACGGCAGGGCTCCGGCCAGCGCCCGCCACACCTCGGGATCCTCCGCGCCCCACGGGCTGCACACCCAGTCGGCCAGCAGCCCCGGATCCGCCCGGGCGATCACCGCGGCCCGCGCCTGCTCCTCGATCCGCCGCCGCAGCCGGACGACGCCCGGGGCCGAGGAGGCCGGCAGCAGCGGGCCCGGATAGCGGGTGAGGGCGGCGGAGACGGCCCCCGCCGCCAAGTGCCGGGTCACGGCCGTGAAATCGGCCTCCAGGGGGACGGCGGTGCGGTACGGGCGGGAGAGCAGGTTCCCGGCGCCGAGCAGGGCGCGCAGCCGGGACATCTCCGCCCGCAGCGTCACCGCCGCCACCGACTCCTCCTCGTACAGGGCGAAGGCCAGCTCCTCCCCGGACAGCCCCTCGGGGTGGTGCGCG contains these protein-coding regions:
- the exaC gene encoding acetaldehyde dehydrogenase ExaC encodes the protein MARYAAPGTEGALMSYASRYGHFIGGEYVEPASGRYFENPSPVTGRPFTEVARGTAEDVERALDAAHAAAPAWGRTSVTERSTILLRIADRMEQHLEALAVAETWENGKPVRETLAADVPLAIDQFRYFAGALRAQEGALSQLDDDTVAYHFHEPLGVVGQIIPWNFPILMAVWKLAPALAAGNTVVLKPAEQTPASVHYWLSLVADLLPPGVVNVVNGFGEEAGKPLASSPRVAKVAFTGETSTGRLIMQYAAEHLKPVTLELGGKSPNIFFDDIWATDDDLRDKALEGFTMFALNQGEVCTSPSRALIERGRYGDFLDAAVARTELIVPGHPLDTDTMIGAQASEEQLRKILSYVEIGRREGAKVLTGGGRIDHGGDLAGGFYVEPTIFEGDNRMRIFQEEIFGPVVSVTSFHDFDDAIRIANDTAYGLGAGVWSRDINTAYRAGRAIQAGRVWTNCYHAYPAHAAFGGYKQSGIGRETHKMMLEHYQQTKNLLVSYSPKKLGFF